A genomic stretch from Larus michahellis chromosome 7, bLarMic1.1, whole genome shotgun sequence includes:
- the LOC141746846 gene encoding lysophosphatidic acid receptor 1-B-like codes for MNRYSNCSANHTKIWSHYLVLALGIPQLTINIASVIFNCTVIFTRMATKDLHKPISILFCNLAFSDLFTSFSGFWISMLFITNPDVTIFGSKDMLAPYAFYTVSILSTIYNLVSIGIERYLAVAESMRTRFRVTRSHSIAAVLINWVLAFFLGCLPLMGWNCLHMEKNLSVLYSPFCVNYLIFIAIPNVVVAFIIPLFTYLRIIIILRKRKLRMKACGQATGTYKSAEVQVARTSIFIWLLALISYAPFFAGVIFDATNHQCHIDLYPGVYIFRNCTAMLITINCLGNPIIYTLNVKTLGAKLKALKCLSANRIRACTIENV; via the coding sequence ATGAATAGATACTCAAACTGCTCTGCGAACCACACTAAAATCTGGAGTCATTATTTAGTACTTGCACTGGGCATCCCCCAGCTGACCATTAACATAGCATCTGTGATCTTCAACTGCACGGTCATCTTCACCAGAATGGCGACAAAGGATCTGCACAAGCCTATCTCTATACTCTTCTGCAATTTGGCTTTTTCTGATCTCTTCACCAGCTTTTCTGGCTTTTGGATTTCGATGCTGTTCATCACCAATCCTGACGTTACAATTTTTGGATCCAAGGATATGCTCGCACCTTATGCCTTCTATACTGTGTCTATTTTATCCACCATCTATAACTTGGTAAGCATTGGAATTGAACGCTATCTGGCTGTTGCTGAAAGCATGAGGACAAGATTCAGGGTTACTAGAAGCCATTCCATAGCTGCAGTTTTAATTAACTGGgtccttgctttctttttgggCTGCTTGCCATTGATGGGGTGGAACTGCTTgcatatggaaaaaaatctctctgtCCTCTACAGTCCATTTTGCGTTAACTACCTCATCTTCATCGCCATTCCCAATGTTGTGGTAGCTTTCATTATACCTCTGTTCACTTACCTTAGAATCATTATCATcttgaggaaaagaaagctgagaATGAAAGCATGCGGACAAGCTACCGGCACCTATAAATCAGCTGAAGTCCAGGTTGCCAGaaccagtatttttatttggCTCCTGGCTTTGATCTCCTATGCCCCTTTTTTCGCAGGAGTCATATTTGATGCAACAAACCACCAGTGCCACATTGATCTCTACCCAGGCGTCTACATCTTTCGAAACTGCACGGCTATGCTGATAACCATCAACTGTTTGGGAAACCCCATAATATATACCCTGAATGTCAAAACCCTGGGAGCTAAACTCAAG